AGCAACAAGACTGGCGAAGGATGGCCTGGCATGCAGCATGTCAGGCACGAAACCCTACATGGCACCAGAAGTCTTTATGTGTGCACTGGACGAAGTGGGTAAGTGTTCACATCCAGAACTTTAATTATACGATGACGTGATGACGCAATGGCCGCACCAGCACCTTCATTCTATGGCGTCTCAGTTACTACCCCCACGTAATTTATGTACCCAATTACTTTCATTGCAGCTGGTTACACATTCCCCGTCGATTGGTGGTCACTGGGCGTTGTGGCATACGAGATGCGAGCCAATATCAGACCATTCTCTGTACACTCCAATACAGCCTTGGTGGATGTGAAGCATATACTGAATTCGCCCGTACATTATCCACGCTATTGGAGTTCAGATTTTGTGGATTTAATAACGAAGGTAATGTTTCAATGAACCAATTTAATTAAGCCAGAACGAGAGATGGGCGGAGTGAGGCAGGCAAAATGGTAGAATATGATCTTAATTAATATTAACTTACAGTTGCTGTGTGTACATCCCGGAGGCCGCATCAGTTCACAGCAAGAACTGCAGCAGACACCCCTGCTCCGACACACTGACTTCAAGGATGTGGTAGAGAAGAAGCAGAAACCCCCCTTCAAACCACCAGAGGACCATCTCAATTGTGATCCCTGCCTGGAACTCGAAGAAATGATTGTCGAAACCCGCCCCCTGCATAAAAAGAAGAAGCGCCTCGCCAAACAGCGTTCGGCGCAACGCGACAGCGATCCCGAAACTGCCTTAGTTAAGGAGTTCATTGTCTACAATCGTTTTAAGGAACTAAAGCGCAAAGACATGGAGAAGAAGGAGCGTGAATGGGAACGAGAACTTGAGGAGGCAATGGCCAATTCGGTTGTTACAACTTTGGCCCCCATACTGGAGAGACCTTCCGAATGCCTAAATGTGTCTTCCGCACTAGCATCAGCTTCAGCGTCAGCATCGGCCAGCGAATCGCCCAAAAATGCAAATCCGAGTACTCAAGTAGCGAGGCAATCATCGAAAAAGTCCTCTACCACAATGACAACACTCAGCTCCAGTCTGCAGATGTGCTCGAATTGTCAAAGGACCGGATCAAAGACATCGCGAAACGGTGAAAGTTTAGAGTACATAGATCGTTCTCCATCACCGCACACTGTCAGCGGCACAACGTCATAGTAAGACATTATGGCTTCAACGAGCAGCATTTAAACTCAAATTGAACTAAAATGTCTTTCCCACCTTATCTAGTCGATATGAGGGCCTATTGCCCTATTGCCAGATAATTTcaggttaaaaaaaaagtttgctattAACAGCAAGcaatgtctgctgatattaagaAATCTATTttgttacccaccaccatagaatgggagtatactactcaagtcattccgtttgtaacacctcgaaatattgatctgggaccccataaatttatatattcttgatgttgACCTCATttgccgcttggaattttgaacAGACACACTATCGgctcaggtttggatatagctcccatataaaccgataacccgctttgacttcttgagaccctacaagctAGAGCTATATaacgacattttattttttatctgaatatcgattgatattttacctatcgatactatcggaaaacttaattttttgcaaaattttataaaattaagcAATCGGACATTGAATGTATATTTTAAggtacattgcgcctatagagggcgtaattttcattcgaatagtgtacaattttgtacaataatttttctcatgacttccaactgactttattaaatttgggtttactcggtctgtgcattgatattgcttctatataaatcgatctcctgatttgtacttcttattttcgtttgaaataaagggtgatttttttgaggttaggattttaatgcattagtatttgacagatcacgtgggatttcagacatggtgtcaaagagaaagatgctcagtatgctttgacatttcatcatgaatagacttactaacgagcaacgcttgcaaatcattgaattttattaccaaaatcagtgttcggttcgaaatgtgttcattcaccgttcagcgatgaggctcatttctggttgaatggctacgtaagtaagcaaaattgccgcatttggagtgaagagcaaccagaagccgttcaagaactgcccatgcatcccgaaaaatgcactgtttggtgtggtttgtatgctggtggaatcattgaaccgtattttttcaaagatgctgttggacgcaacgttacggtgaatgaacacatttcgaaccgaacactgattttggtaataaaattcaatgatttgcaagcgttgctcgttagtaagtctattcatgatgaaatgtcaaagcatactgagcatctttctctttgacaccatgtctgaaatcccacgtgatctgtcaaatactaatgcatgaaaatcctaacctcaaaaaaatcaccctttataggtgatgggaaattaacgatagtattgaTACCATCGatgtttattattaaaaatatcgaatattgcgattatcgatagtttgccagctctacagcAAGCCGCATTAGTTAtcctgacattttgcacatagtgttctgttacgacttccaacaactatgccaagtagggttcaaatcggtctacaacctgatattgctcccatataaacccattctcccaatttgacatcttgagcctctggaagccgtatTTTTTCTCCgacttagctaaaattttgcacgtagtgtcttattatgactttcaacatccatctGAGTAAATATAGccgcatttttatccgattggtctaaaattttgttctgttacaacttccaataactgttaaCAATTAGTCTTCTATGGCTTCTAGATGCTTCAATTTTCGCCtggttggcagaaatttggtacgtaaagaaaaattttgcttttcaaataaatttatttttagcagaatccatggtggtcggtttccaagattcggcccggcgaacttaacgcgtttttacttttttttataccctccaccataggatgggggtataatagtttcgtcattctgtttgtaacaccttgatatatgcctctaagaccccataaagtatttatattcttgatcgtcatctcattataagtcgatctagtcatgtccgtccgtctgtctgtcgaaagcacgctaactttagaaggagtaaagccaggcgcttgaaattttgacaaatactttcttttaatgtaagttggttgggattgtaaatgggccaaatcgatccatcttttgatatagctgccatataaaccgatcttggatcttgacttctagagcttctagagggcgcaattcttatataaagtgttttgttatgacttccaacaacagtggcaagtatggtctaaatcagtccataaaaaCTGTTCTCCccattcgacttcttgagcctctagagggcgcaattcctatccgatttggctgaaatgtttcatggcatgtttcgttatgacttcaaacaaccgtactaaaaatggttcaaatcggtcaataacctgatatagacctgatatggatcttgactttttgagcttttagagggcgcaattcttatccgatttggccggaattttttatatgggagccatactaggttatggaccgattcgggccatatttgatacatatgttgaaggtcaaagcagaagccattgtgcaaaattattaattataatttaaaaatcaagaagttaaatcaatagatccgtttatatgggagctatatcaggttgtggaccgattcggaccatatttagcacgttTGATAGAGGTAAtgtaataaatttcagccaaatcggttaagaatcactccctctaaaggctcaagaagtaaaatattttgatttttaaaaataaaaaaaaaaaaataattttcttaaaattttatgaccATATAGAGAAGAAAGCTCGATTtgatgattttggcataaaatagaacctgatgtcaaaagaagtatttttttatagaaaccatcaattgcaacaagacattaaaatggattccagaaatcaaactcctaagaatttggagacattttttggtttgattttttgggataagaaaaattgctgatttttgagaaaccaattttcccccaaagcATGACGGGAAAAtttgttgtaactggtttcagtcatctactttacgccaatccaaattccATTACGATACCTCcttcctaggttaggttaggtaagagtggcaatcctgaacagactcacttagacaattttaaatccAATATGATACCAAAGTAgcaacagaccaaggcttctctggcgggaatcgaacccacaacccctgcactggtaatccaagcacgctacctacTCGGCTATCGGGGCGTCTCAATACCTCCTTCCTAGCTCGAGCTATAATTTTTCTAAGGAAGCTCTATTCTTGGTTATTTTTCGTCGTTATTGCGAACCTGGacacacggagcagcagcaagTAGCCCCCCCAATagctaccacaattttcaaaaaaaaaaaaattgaggtatctttaaCAACATCACAgtaacaaaaaatttggtaattttcgattttgaaaaaatgtcggGGCCTTCcataaacggacagacggacaggggtAGATTGACTTAATATAACATGACGTTCAgggatatatatacttaatggtaACTTACATACATTTAAATATAGGAAATACTTTAGTTATTGTTTTAAAGCTcaaattttggggatttttttcaatagttaaaaaaaataaattcatttaaaatcagcagacagtgtttgctgatatcagcaaactaatttctctgggtgtagaaCGGCAAGACGATCAACGGTGGGGTTTATGGGggcgcagatcaatatttcgaggtgttactaactagattagaataccccccattaaatgttggtgggtataacaagagaTAAACAAATCAAAAGGATCATCTTTTCGTGTAACAACGCGTTTTTGGCggtaaagaaaacatttttggctTCGTTTTTCGCGTAAAAGAGCCATCATTTATTGCAgacgaaagttttaccataaaCGAAGTGAcatttacatcaaaatatggTATGGCAGTTCTCTTCCATATAAAACAACAATATACTGAGTTAAAAtaatatcttcttcttatatataaaaatcaatttgtgtttgtttgtatgtttgtgtgttccttatagactcagaaatggctgaaccgattttcttgaaattttcacagatggtgcataatgatcccgtggtgaaaatagggtactatattttttgatatctgaaggggggggcggaccctcccccttaccctaattttcagaaacgccagatctcggagatgggtggtgcgatttaagcgaaattttgtgggctcttatatagtaccctaaaaaaaaaaatttggtatccaaatttccgatggggtacctaggggggccgccccaccctaaaacctaccaaacatatatttagaccaatcacgacaatatgggactcaaattaaaggtatttaggataacaaaacgtatctgatatccatttgtcgaaccaagtgctagggagacaaccccacccccaaaacacccctaaatcggaaatatttaccgactatggcaatatgggactcaaatgaaaggtttttgcaagtagaatacgaatctgatatccaaatgtgggaccacgtttctgggggtccaccccttcccaaaactggacttatttactgaccatgagaatatggggcttaaataaaaggtatttgagtgtagaattcgaatctgatatccaaatatgaaaccaagtgtttgggggccgcctctccccaaaaacctcccccaaaggggacacatttacgaccatagccacatgaggctcaaatgaaaggtctttaggaataaagcacaaatctgatatcaatattcgggaaaagtgtctatggggacaCCCCAccgccacaacaccacccaacccccaaaacacccctaaatcggacatatataccgatcatggcaatatgggactcaaatgaaaggtatttgcgagtagactacgaatctgatatccaaatgtgggaccacgtttctcgggtcgaccccttccccaaaacacccccaaacaggacttatttactgaccatgggaatatggggcttaaataaaaggcatttgagtgtagaatcagaatctgatatccaaatatgagactaagtgtttgggggccgcctctccccaaaaatatcccccagAGGGGACAAaggggtctttgggagtaaagcacgaatctgatatcaatgttcggaaaaagtgtctatggggccaccccacccccacaacaccacccaaatagtaaatatttgctgacttttgcaatatgaggctcaaataagagggtttttagagtggaacacgaatccgatatatattttcaaggccaactcactgagtagccgcccatcccccaaaacacccccaagccggtcacgtttgccgactatggaaatacggggctcaaattaaaggtatttgggagtagacaacgtatctgatatcaacatttgggaccaactgtctaggggacgtcccaccaccataacaacccccaaataggatgtatttgctcaccaaaacaatttgggtagtaaagagagtggaactaaatattcatagtttatagggccaataccccaaaccggacatatttgctgacttttgcaataagaagtttaaatgagattagaaaacaaatttgatatccaattttgaggccaatggcaatatggggttcaaataaatgatatataaatatatgagaatagagcacgttgctgatatattttccgggcttagtgattgggtgaccaccctaatccccaatacacccctaaatcggccatattaaccgaccatgtcaatgtggagcttaaatgaaaggtattggggggtaaagcaataattgatacccactttcgggaccaattttctaggggtcaacccctttcccaaattatggtgttcaaataaatgatatatagataaatgggaatagagcacgttgctgacatattttccgggtttagtgtttgggggaccaccccaatccccaaaacacccctaaatcggccatatttaccgaccatgtcaatttggagattaaatgaaaggtattttcccaaaataccccacaagcagcaattttttagtgaccatcgcaaaatggagctcaaataaaggtatttgggagtagaatacgaatttgatatccaaatttaggaccatgtatttagggaatcaccccttccacaaaacaccctgCAATGGGTAATacattttcaaccatgccaatacgtggtatttaagattagaaaacgaattcaaattcaaattgataacctattttgggccaagtgcctgggggaccacatcacccccgaaaacacccctaaatcagatatcatgagagtagcgggctgaaataaagtattttaagaatggagtacaccttacatccaaacttaaattcgtagaccaataaagttcatGTGGAATTCGgaaaaaggcacttatattgttaaacaattagtcaagcgatatactattttcgtagcatggtatttcactaaaagctctttaattgtcgaaaataaatattccaaggaaacttttgttccatataaagtaaaagaaggcgcagcggagcgggcccgggtcagctagtatcgtAAAAACCAATGTCACATGGgttgaaatatgtttttttagtTTGTTAAAAGTAATAAATCTTTATTCAATCACGATTTCCTTTGTATACCTTTGAGATGGTAAAATATGCTCTGctgatcgattttttttttctccgaaATCGATAACTTCTTGATAAATTAGGTTCGTAAGCCATTATCGAATTAGTATTTACGGAACGGAATTAATCTTCGAACAAAA
This Stomoxys calcitrans chromosome 2, idStoCalc2.1, whole genome shotgun sequence DNA region includes the following protein-coding sequences:
- the LOC106085904 gene encoding serine/threonine-protein kinase 32A isoform X2, translated to MKYVSRSACESRGALGGVLKEVELLSSLEHPFLVNLWFSFQDEEDLFMVCDLLTGGDLRYHLQNRVEFSEESVALLVCELGSALDYLQKQRVVHRDVKPDNILLDGAGHAHLTDFNIATRLAKDGLACSMSGTKPYMAPEVFMCALDEVAGYTFPVDWWSLGVVAYEMRANIRPFSVHSNTALVDVKHILNSPVHYPRYWSSDFVDLITKLLCVHPGGRISSQQELQQTPLLRHTDFKDVVEKKQKPPFKPPEDHLNCDPCLELEEMIVETRPLHKKKKRLAKQRSAQRDSDPETALVKEFIVYNRFKELKRKDMEKKEREWERELEEAMANSVVTTLAPILERPSECLNVSSALASASASASASESPKNANPSTQVARQSSKKSSTTMTTLSSSLQMCSNCQRTGSKTSRNGESLEYIDRSPSPHTVSGTTS
- the LOC106085904 gene encoding serine/threonine-protein kinase 32A isoform X1; the encoded protein is MGAANSSNRTDNSLYGDDDVNFDHFQILRAIGKGSFGKVCIVQKRDSNVLYAMKYVSRSACESRGALGGVLKEVELLSSLEHPFLVNLWFSFQDEEDLFMVCDLLTGGDLRYHLQNRVEFSEESVALLVCELGSALDYLQKQRVVHRDVKPDNILLDGAGHAHLTDFNIATRLAKDGLACSMSGTKPYMAPEVFMCALDEVAGYTFPVDWWSLGVVAYEMRANIRPFSVHSNTALVDVKHILNSPVHYPRYWSSDFVDLITKLLCVHPGGRISSQQELQQTPLLRHTDFKDVVEKKQKPPFKPPEDHLNCDPCLELEEMIVETRPLHKKKKRLAKQRSAQRDSDPETALVKEFIVYNRFKELKRKDMEKKEREWERELEEAMANSVVTTLAPILERPSECLNVSSALASASASASASESPKNANPSTQVARQSSKKSSTTMTTLSSSLQMCSNCQRTGSKTSRNGESLEYIDRSPSPHTVSGTTS